The Rhopalosiphum maidis isolate BTI-1 chromosome 1, ASM367621v3, whole genome shotgun sequence genome has a segment encoding these proteins:
- the LOC113549636 gene encoding zinc finger MYM-type protein 3: protein MADELNAESASSAKTSENNELMIPFVESLELIHTDKTDQKHVDETSDNCVIINQDINEPISSNEEINSLITNTEHDLSNKDLEKNVEEIHANEKLLDIDNQDKLDQINTGVTECLNNDEPAMSVLNVENKIMESISGIEINIVQADQIVDKDISDSPVDILNSIKNNDSNKSKGEEIIKIKEDSIINEENLMSEERLNQNNMVLNTEISQEQQAQNDLGETLLKTNSRPQRQAAKKAENQIREIAKEIIKPIDSIEEKIIDAVEELSSPLKKVCCQCNRFRLCKFTVNDHKSIYLCQEDCVENYRKKNSQCNFEKKCEHCQSVIVGNEDKSYYWQTKHFCSVDCLGYYQNTVFDSNCMNCQKFIASDVDLGRYCRYISGKILQFCGTTCAGSYENGLNLCSFCQKDLIDCDFEDFCSSFCQTKDYESRRKHTESDSSAVEYGTNEKSKVIDKCNVCFCKLNCSQTNEFQILSNTNSLFKFCSNECLNKFIVSKKRTVSCSLCKVKKFNIDMISTKNVSSNSPTYICSLNCIHQQQESPASKSKKIICDKCGLQSQARYKTIHTGTTYNFCSQNCLNLFQSGKKQKSKSKSKNGKKSSASRISTRQSARKEDNNVSDSDGVQNSQQKTSKVKHKVSRKISYKNEVSKVDKEIQTDQTGSKGVIIPVPVPVYIPMPMHMYVMPYPVPVPFPIPLPIPIFIPTTKNTTKAILKDIKKIREETPADPFEAELLLMAGMVANDLKHENVSSSDSENDVSNNEYNDDTKVVSSSARNTNSFGDDVLAIALNMAGADTESLEGADEISTMTSNEQTNQIIDDVEANLVSSTIMPQTPDPMENITQENMISSPQDMLCRPPRKRAPRSQSQRNSNSKRSRKNEYPQAQCVQSGLIQQVVQNPLYTIPMSVVKPDANMCLKYTLGVNAWRQWACTKSIEFEKTLSSYMCGVKKTNIFKLDLLQLTAYELNYCLCLFVKEVRKPNGSEYAPDTIYYLCLGVQQYLFENGRIDNIFTDMSFEKFTDTLNEIAKRFTELYNDTKYIVTRVEEEYLWESKQLGAHSPYVLLCTLIFFNTKHFNLTSVEEHMQLSFSHIMKHWKRNPNQPSTSGVKGPGTYRNVLLRFYPPQTSIDSPNSRKKKVYEQHENEENPLRCPVKLYEFYLSKCPESVKTRNDLFYLTPERSCVPDSPVWYSTCALNKDSLEKMLNRVKMVKEINVALLSS, encoded by the exons ATGGCAGATGAATTAAATGCCGAATCCGCTTCATCGGCGAAGACATCGGAAAACAACGAATTAATGATCCCATTTGTCGAGTCGCTTGAACTAATTCATACCGATAAAACTGACCAGAAACACGTGGATGAAACTTCTGACAACTGTGTAATTATCAACCAAGACATCAATGAACCTATTAGTAGTAATGAAGAAATTAACAGTTTGATAACGAACACAGAACATGATTTAAGCAATAaagatttagaaaaaaatgtggaAGAAATACATGCCAATGAAAAACTATTGGATATTGACAATCAAGACAAACTTGATCAAATTAATACAGGTGTAACTGAATGCTTGAATAATGATGAGCCTGCTATGTCTGTCCTTAACgttgaaaacaaaatcatgGAATCAATTAGtggaattgaaattaatattgtccAAGCTGATCAAATAGTTGACAAAGATATTTCAG actcaccagttgatattttaaattctattaaaaataatgattcaaataaaagtaaaggtgaagaaataattaaaatcaaagaagatagtattataaatgaagAAAATTTAATGAGTGAAGAACgtctaaatcaaaataatatggtattaaatACTGAAATTTCTCAAGAACAACAAGCACAAAATGACTTAGGTGAAAcacttttgaaaacaaattctaGACCACAACGCCAAGCTGCAAAAAAAGCAGAAAATCAAATCAGA GAAATAGCTAAGGAAATAATCAAACCTATTGATAGcattgaagaaaaaattatagatgcAGTTGAAGAGTTATCTTCCCCATTAAAAAAAGTGTGCTGTCAATGTAATAgg tttcgtttatgtaaatttactgTCAATGACCATAAGTCTATATATTTGTGTCAAGAAGATTGTGTTGAAAATTATCGCAAGAAAAATAGTCAGtgcaattttgaaaaaaaatgcgaACATTGTCAATCAGTGATTGTAGGAAATGAAGACAAGAGTTACTATTGgcaaactaaacatttttgttcagTAGATTGCTTAG gttacTATCAAAATACAGTTTTTGACTCAAATTGTATGAACTGTCAAAAATTTATAGCATCAGATGTTGATTTAGGAAGATATTGTCGATATATTTCTGGTAAAATTTTACAGTTTTGTGGTACTACTTGCGCTGGAAGTTAtgaaaatggtttaaatttatgCAGTTTTTGTCAAAAAGATTTAATTGATTGTGATTttgaa gattTCTGTTCATCATTTTGTCAAACTAAAGATTATGAATCAAGGAGAAAGCATACTGAATCAGATAGTTCTGCTGTGGAATATGGCacaaatgaaaaatcaaaagtcATTG ataaatgtaatgtgtgcttctgtaaattaaattgttcacAAACAAATGAGtttcaaatattaagtaatacaaatagtTTGTTCAAGTTTTGTTCAaatgaatgtttaaataaattcattgtatCAAAAAAAAGAACTGTGTCTTGTTCACTGTGCaaa GTCAAAAAGTTTAACATTGATATGATTTCTACCAAAAATGTTTCTTCTAATAGTCCAACATATATATGTTCACTAAACTGTATTCATCAACAACAAGAATCACCagcatcaaaatcaaaaaa aatTATTTGTGATAAGTGTGGCTTACAGTCTCAAGCACgttataaaacaattcataCTGGAACCACCTACAACTTCTGCAGTcaaaactgtttaaatttatttcaatctggcaaaaaacaaaaatctaaatctaaatctaaaaatg gaAAAAAATCTTCAGCTTCTCGAATATCTACTCGGCAATCTGCACGTAAAGAGGATAATAATGTTTCTGAT AGCGATGGAGTACAAAATTCTCAACAAAAAACTTCTAAAGTTAAACATAAAGTTAGTAGAAAAATAAGTTACAAAAATGAGGTATCAAAAGTTGACAAAGAAATACAAACAG accaAACGGGTAGTAAAGGAGTGATAATACCAGTTCCAGTGCCAGTTTACATTCCAATGCCTATGCATATGTATGTAATGCCATATCCAGTACCAGTGCCATTTCCAATACCTTTACCAATTCCAATCTTTATACCTACGACTAAAAATACTACTAAAGCAATTTTGAAGGATATaaag aaaattagaGAAGAAACACCAGCTGATCCATTTGAAGCAGAACTGTTGTTAATGGCCGGAATGGTAGCTAACgatttaaaacatgaaaatgtCTCATCTTCAGATAGTGAAAATGACGTATCAAATAatg aatacaaTGATGACACTAAAGTTGTTTCATCGAGTGCTCGTAATACCAATTCTTTTGGAGATGATGTTCTTGCAATAGCCTTGAATATGGCAGGAGCAGATACAGAAAGCCTTGAAGGGGCTGACGAGATATCTACCATGACATCAAATGAACAAACAAATCAGATTATTGATGATGTCGAAGCAAACTTAGTATCTTCTACAATTATGCCTCAAACACCAGATCCAATGGAAA atataactCAAGAAAATATGATATCTTCCCCTCAAGATATGCTATGTCGACCTCCGAGAAAACGTGCTCCTCGTTCACAGTCTCAGCGTAACTCAAATTCAAAACGCTCtcgtaaaaatgaatatccTCAGGCACAATGTGTCCAATCAGGATTAATACAACAAGTAGTACAAAATCCTCTTTATACCATTCCGATGTCTGTAGTAAAACCTGATGCAAATATGTGTCTCAAGTATACATTAGGAGTTAATGCCTGGCGACAGTGGGCATGTACCAAAAGTATAGAATTCGAAAAAACATTATCTAGTTACATGTGTGGcgtgaaaaaaacaaatatatttaagttagaCCTCTTACAATTAACAGCTTATGAACTAAATTATTGTCTATGCTTGTTTGTGAAAGAGGTACGCAAGCCCAATGGAAGTGAATATGCACCagacacaatttattatttgtgtttaggcgttcaacaatatttatttgaaaatggacgaattgataatatttttactgatatGTCGTTTGAAAAATTTACTGATACTTTAAATGAAATAGCTAAAAGATTCACTGAACTCTATAATGATAcaa AGTATATTGTTACACGTGTTGAAGAAGAATATCTTTGGGAAAGTAAACAGCTCGGGGCTCATTCTCCTTACGTATTGCTATGTAcactgatttttttcaatactaaacattttaatttaaca AGTGTTGAAGAACATATGCAACTATCATTTTCGCATATTATGAAGCATTGGAAAAGAAATCCTAACCAGCCATCAACATCTGGTGTTAAAGGTCCAGGAACCTACAGAAACGTATTATTGCGTTTTTATCCTCCACAAACATCCATTG actcTCCAAATTCACGAAAGAAAAAGGTATACGAGCAGCACGAGAATGAAGAAAATCCATTAAGATGTCCCGTAAAGCTTTATGAATTCTACTTATCTaaatg cccAGAAAGTGTTAAAACaagaaatgatttattttacctgACTCCTGAAAGATCATGTGTACCCGATAGTCCTGTGTGGTATTCAACTTGTGCATTAAATAAAGATTCGCTTGAAAAAATGCTCAATCGAGTGAAAATGGTAAAAGAAATCAACGTAGCTTTGTTATCTTCATAG
- the LOC113549232 gene encoding prefoldin subunit 3 yields the protein MEKEGSKQENNPRIPSAVFVDDVDKFMEKSENSSVEDVLKRLDEQHSKYKFFEYNLITKRKRLQSQLPDLENTLEMIKTMKAHKGQQLKTDFLLSDDVYAKAHIQATDNVYLWLGANVMLEYNLDDATELISRNIQLATDNMGQVDDDLDFLRDQFTTTEVNMARVYNWDVKRRQAAKAKQ from the exons atggaaAAAGAAGGTAGCAAACAAGAAAATAATCCTCGAATACCATCAGCAGTGTTTGTG gaCGATGTAGACAAGTTTATGGAAAAATCAGAAAATAGTAGCGTTGAAGATGTACTTAAAAGATTGGACGAGCAACAtagcaaatataaattttttgaatacaatttaatcacAAAGAGAAAAAg GTTGCAATCCCAATTACCAGATTTAGAAAATACTCTCGAGATGATTAAAACAATGAAAGCTCACAAAGGACAACAATTGAAGACAGACTTTTTATTATCTGATGATGTTTATGCTAAAGCTCATATACAAGCAACTGATAATGTGTATCTTTGGCTTGgt GCTAATGTCATGTTGGAGTATAATCTAGATGATGCCACTGAACTTATTTCAAGAAATATACAATTGGCCACTGATAATATGGGACAAGTCGATGATGATCTTGATTTTCttag gGATCAATTCACTACAACTGAAGTTAATATGGCCAGGGTTTACAACTGGGATGTAAAACGACGACAAGCAGCCAAagctaaacaataa